The Solanum dulcamara chromosome 6, daSolDulc1.2, whole genome shotgun sequence genome contains the following window.
CTGCTCTTGATTTTGTCTTCTATTTGGGTGTGTTGAAAGGAGAGAATTGTCTCTATATTTATAACAATATAGGAGCCATGAGCTCAAAGCACAAAATAGAGAAAAGGAGAAATATGTCTAATGCGATTGATGTTTTCAGCAGATTTCTTGAAAATCCGGGAAAAGAATACTAAGAGATACCTCTGAGGAGTACTTGTGTTTTGAAAGATCTTATCCAGTCTTGAAGGGTTGTACAAATGTTGATATGGATCTTCTGATAGTAGAGAACTATTattggatatttgtttactttttgtTGGGAGCTTCAATTTGTCCCTCTCTATAACTGAAGTGGATTATATTGTTGCTACTAAAGCTGGCAAGGAAATGATGTGGCTCAATCGGTTTCTTCAAGAAATCTGGCTCGTGTTAGAATGAGTATGTTGTCTATTAGAACATTCAAAGTGCAGTAGACATGAACAAGAACTTTATGTACCATACAAGGAGTAAACACATTGATGTGGGATATCATTGGATTCGAGAAAAAGTGGAGACGAGAGAGCGAATTCTTACAAATCGTGAAGATTTTCACTAGTGAAAATGAAATATGTTGACCGAGATAGTCCAAAAGACAAGTTTGAGTTGTGCAAAGACCCTATAGgctatgttgcttggactcGGGTGTAGGTGTTAATACGATGCAAATGTAGAATTCGGATTCCTCATCACATAAATTTTAGAATTTGGTGGTATGGATCCGAGTGCAGATACATGTGTTGGGATACGACAATAAATGTAtattaaaacataaataaacaagtatATGGTGGACAGAGTTACTTGGTACCtgttgctggtgggaggtgGTAGGTATCCCGtgaaattagtcgaggtgcgcaAAAACTGGCCCGAACACCATGGtcataaaaaaaacataaataagtatatattttaataaaagttatTGAATTAAACAAATACAACTTAATTCCTTATATacacataatattttctttataagatacaacaacaacaacccagtgaaatcccataaccggggagggtaaagtatacgcagatcttactcctaccaaggtaggatggctgtttccgagagaccctcgactcaaaagaagcataaaaagaggtcagatgaGGCTaggaagttcaaagcgatatggaaaagcaaataatgaataacgcaaataacgaaagcgacatagataaaatagagtaatcaaagtacagaaagtaatagaaagataataacagaagtcagagcacaagaaattatagtgcgctagtgcgcctactaatacggaagaataacgagactatgtactagccttctaccctaatatgggtcctccacaccctcctatctaaggtcatgtctttgttaagctgtaactgcgccatgtcctgtctaagaTATCTTGTGTAAATCAAAATATTCTCATACTTCTTGATCATAGATGTTGTCAAAGCACCCTAGGTAAGTTGAGCAAATCTGGTGCGATGCCAAATGGTGTCGAATTGACATGGATGTGCAAGGATTTGAAGGGCTCTAGCAAAATAGCCTATAGGTGCATCTAGAAATTTGGTGTTACCTTTGGTAGGCTTAGGTGAATTGGTCTGTGAGGGGGAAATTTATGGGGTCCGTCCCCTACTTGTTAAAAAGTCGCACCAAATGGTGTCGAATTGACATGGATGTGCAAGGATTTGAAGGGCTCTAGCAAAATAGCCTATAGGTGCATCTAGAAATTTGGTGTTACCTTTGGTAGGCTTAGGTGAATTGGTCTGTGAGGGGGAAATTTATGGGGTCCGTCCCCTACTTGTTAAAAAGCCATGTACCAAAAAATCGCTTGGTAAAATTTCATCCTAGAGGTCAAGAATAAAGTATGTGGGGAGAGTTTATGCAATCATAAAACTAACAAGCCTTCTGCAGTCAATTTAATTCTCTAGCTCAATTCTCTTTCAGGTAGAATCTTAACTGCTCtttctcttattatttttttactagcTACTTTGTTATTTGAATTTTGTTGTTCCTCCTTCCTCATAGAGGAATTGTTAGCAAAGATAATggaaaagataaataaatattatgttgAAGGGAAAAAATATTAGGCTAAAGCCATATGCAGTCCCTTAAACATGTCTGCATTTTTCACCGACACCTTAACGAAAACTAGCACCTATTGAACATCTATATTACCCTTAAACTGTACCTATTAAACACAGAGGTGACATGACAAAATAAGTGTTCCTCATTTTCCTTGGGTGCGTAAATGCatctcaaataatgatttatttatttttcgaaAAAGCTTACATTTTTTACATATGActataatgaaataattaactttttaaaaaagtttgAAACCTCCACCAGTCGTCTTCTCTGCCCCAATTCGACAAATCTCCTCATGTatcttcattcatttttttttttttgcttaaatCTGCATTCAGTTCTTATtctcactttttttttgttcttctgcttttatgtttcttttgatttttacaaaaagtaatttttgagcaaaataatcttttttccCCCTTCTTCTTTCACACTTAGCCACCACTCCACCACAAGTTTACCATTTTCGTTCATCTGATTTGGCATTCAGGAAAAACAATTTTTCTGGCAGTTGAAtctgaagaaagaaagaagattcTTGGGTCATTTGAGTTAAAAATGTTGGCCAACGCTCGTCATCCATTTCCGTCCATTTCCGAGCAAACATCACCAATCAACAATTATTCCGTTAAGTTATATAAGAGAATTAGATAGAATTTATTTTAAACGACACAATCTAGATCCCCTCTTTCTCTTCTCTATCGATAGCGAATAAGTTCACTGGCACCGTTTATCTTCCACAAACATCTCAACAATCATTCCGTTAAGCTCTATACTGTGCTTCATCGTTTATTTTCACTCATTAACTAAATATGAACATTTTATTATAAGGAAGAAAAGAGTAAGCTTTGCCCAAGGGGGTGGAGTGACAACTTGAGACGAGGGGAAGAAGATGAAAGGGGAAAGGGTTGGGTAAGTGGCTGTGAGGTTTAGAAAATggattttcctttttctttattcgttgattatttttttggattataaGGGGGTCACAACTATTTTTCTTATTggtatttcattttttataattattttgggCCATTGCCACATGTTCTTTTATTCATGGCTTTTTGACAAAATTTATGTGTGAGTTATACACACTATATTTTTTGGGCTTGTCATTCGTGTTCAATAGGTACAATTTTTCAAGATTGGAGTGTCTAATAAGAACAATGCTCTGTTAAGGTGTTAAAGTGAAAAATGCGAACAAGTGTAGAAGGCCGGTAATGACTTTAGCCAAAATActactacaatatttatctatgaacatatatataaatggcTCCAACCATTCTAGGCACTGTCCTAATAAATTATTTCAGCAATATAATAATTTTCCTAGGAACAAAAATGTCTCTTTTAGGGGAGAAGGAacaacaaaatttaaataacaaaCTAGCTAGtcagaaaaaaatgagaatcaGAGAGAGCAGTTAAGAATGTAGAGATTAGAGAATGAATACCAGAAGAGAAGTGAATTAGCTGCAGGAGGCTTGTTATTCTTATGATCGTAAACAATCATCCTATTTGTAGGATAAGAATAAACTTTTCTTCATGACAATGTCTAGCTAGTTGTCCAAAACTTTTCATGTAAGAGGTCACTTGGCTGATGAAGCCACTTGTCAAAAGGGAATTTAAATATTAGTATTTAGGACAGTTCCTAGCATGACTAAATCCATTTGCTTATCTGCTCATAAGTAAAAACTGTAGTAATATGTTTGATAACTGTGGTATCTGAGTCAGCTTTCGCGCACCCCGACTAATTCCACCGGATATATGTTGCCTTCCACCAGCAACAGGTACCAagtaactctgtccaccaaggaTAGGATAGATGGGAAGAATCACCTAGTATTTTTGTCTCTGCTGGGATTAGAACCTGATATGCCATGACTCtcaaccacttcattgaccactacgCCACGCCCTTAGGTGCTACCTTTTCTGTTATATTTGCCAACATATTTTGCTTTTGGTCGGGCACTTCCCCGAACCATGCACATAGTTggagcttagtgcaccgggctgccctttatttTGCTTCTCTCTACTTTTGTGGACTCCTATGTTATGAATAGAGGAGCATTTTCTCCTTCCAACGTAGATAAATAGAGCATTGAAGCAAGAGTACAGTGGAGAATAATTCACAGACAGTAAGAAGAAAAGCATTTGGGAGGTAAATTAGAGTGTGACTGGTATTATATTAAGGTGAGTAACTCAAAAGAGGGTTGTTTCTTTTGAGCGTGTAGTGGTCTCTTCCAATATAATACTATAGTGATATTATTTGGCGTTTCAGGCCGTGGGTTTTTCCCTTATTGAAAGGGGTTTTCACATTAAAATCTTGGTGTACTTGATTCTCTTTTTATTCTCGCTATTTATAGTATTTTGGtgcttctttttttaattcttgTTACGTATCTTGAATATTATTTGTGTGAGCGATTTTTCTCAAAAAGGCTGATGTTGATGTCACAATGAGCAGAATTTTTAATGATCATTAGTGTCAAGAACTCGTCTTATATTTGCTAAGGATATGGGCTATTGCACTGGCTCTTAAGTTTTTTTGGGATTTGGTGCTCAAATTCTTTCAAATGGTTTCACAATTAAACTTAGGTAGGGTAGTTTTGACTAGCGTCTTCTCTCTACCTATTCTACCTACCTGTGCctctctatgttcaatttattgAGCCATTTGCTGGCACACTCCTTAGTCTATTGAGCCTTTTCTCCCTACTCCAAATAAagtaaaaggaaaaggaaaacaaagaggaaaagaataaataaaagaagaaagagaaagaaagtaGAAATGAGAAGTCTTCAAATCCTAGAACCAGATTATACATGCAGAACTGTTTTAGAGAACGTGTCCCACATCGATTGAGTCACTGTTTTAAAAAGGTTTTACAAGGTAAGTTgcaaacaataacaacaacctcaACATAACCAATGTATTCCCAAAGTAGGGTCTCGGGAGGGTAGAGTGTGTGCAGACCTTACCCTTACCTAATAGGTAGTGAGGTTGTTTACAATAATTTGCAACATGTTCTTTCTACTTTAACTAAATATATGGAATTTAATTTAGGCAGACATTTCATCTCTTTAAGCTGCAGTACCTAGACATCCTTTGAGTACAGAGTTCCCCCACCCATTGCGTTTTCTTGTTTTGCAGCTTGCATGTATATATTGTTAATCGGATACTCTGTGTGCTTGTTTAATGATTCAAGAGCTCTGTTCTTTCGAATAAGCTATTGCTTTTTATTGTGGCATCAAAACAATTTTCATCTTTGTCACCATGTGTTGTACTTGTATACGCAAATAAACCTGAATTTGAACAGAGCAGAGGTTGCTTTGGTTGCTGTTCCAAATCTCAACCAATTATTGCTGTGGATGAACCATCTAATGGACTACGAATACAAGGAAAATTGGTGAGAAAGCCGAGTATATCGGATGATTTTTGGAGCACCAGTACATGCGATTTGGAGATTAGTACTGTTCAATCTCATAGAAGCATGTCTTCCATCAGTATCTCAAATCAGAGCCTCAGTCAACACAGTGGCACTGGCAATGCTAGCAACAACAATGAATTCGTAAATCATGGTGAGTTCATTGCACTGATGACTTGAGTTTTTTATATATTAGAATACTAGTCACTTCTGTAGCTAGACATTCGAGTCCGTTTTCCACTTTCATTGCATGATTTCCATTCAAAAACATAAGACATACCTAGTTGTGAAGTAGCCCATGCATGAATATTGAATAGGGCGTTTTATGTTCTGTTTGCTATCTTAACTGTCTACTGATTGCAGGCTATCTTCTTTGGAACCAGACTAGGCTTCAGTGGCTAGCAAGTAAAAATCCAGAGAACCGACGAGTAGCTGAAGAACCGATGTTAAAGTGAGAACcttgttcttgttcttgttcatgttcatgttcatgtttttTATGAGCATTTCAACACTATGGTACCATTCTCAGGAATCATATGTTAGCACCTTTCCTAAAGTGGTATTATGCCACTAGAAGTCTCGGAGATTACTAGAAGTCTCGGAGATTATCTTTCACTTTCTCTTTTATAACCGTGGTGTCCGGGCCAGCTTTGCGAaccctcgactaattccacgggtACCTGCTATCGGATATGGAGCCAAAAATTTTACTTTATGGGTCCGGAACCACAATCCTTTTGTTTATTGGGCTCTGGAAAGAttacttatatttattaaatgattttttttctaaaatacaAATACTGGGCTCTACCTAACCCTTAACTGTAAGGCTTGCTCCGCCCCTGCCTTCTACCTCCCACCAACTCAGGTATCGagtaactctgtccaccaaaGCTTGAACATATAAGAAGAAACCACCTAGTGTTTAATAAGCTTCATTCAAACAGGTTTTTTTTATCGTTGAATAAGGCTACCACGCCTATCCATACACGTCAAGACTTTTAAAATTCCAGAGTTTATTTTGCTCTTACATTATTTAAAGTTTGTCTACATTTCTTGGCTAATTGTGCTTGTTTTGTTCTGTCTGGCTATAGTTGGAATGTTTCCTATGAAAGCTTATTTGGGACCAACAAGCGATTCCCTCAGCCAATTCCTCTCTCGGTGAGTCACTTCTCACTTCTCGGAACTTCTATTCACTTCCATTTGAAGCAAAAGCTCGGATTAACTGTGTTTTTTTCCAAATGGCTGTTCTTTATAGGACATGGTTGACTTTCTCGCTGATATTTGGGAGCACGAGGGTTTATACGATTAACCATGTTGATCGGAATTACGTATTGATTTTCTTCGCGTTATCTGAATTTTCGGGTTGTTTTAACCTCTGAAAAAGGTGTGTATAGTTTCCAGAATACGGGGAGTGACAGGATGCAAGAATGTTTAGAAAACAAAGATTTTTAACCGATAGAAAATGAGAAGGCTAATAGTAAAGGAAGCATTTATATAGGGGTTGAATGAATATATGCTTTGTAAATGGGAAGCTAATTTACTCTGCATAATTTGATTATGTGTTGctgtttttattaattttgtcaAATTTGATTTGCATATATTGTTCCTCCTGTTGATGAAGTGGCTGAATGTTGTCTTGAAATCTCTTTGATGCACACCTAGCCTTCCAAATTTCCCAACATGGCCATTCGATAAaagtaattaccaaaaaaatggcTATTCATTGTATAGGTATGTATAATCagtatatattttatgtatagtcaagttatatttagtttttgagtgtatcataatgtatatacagtgtatagatcatgcataattaatctatattgtatggtcaatgcatattttttttgacttttggcAAGATATATTGTAGTCactgtatattttttatgattttggctattgtttttgtaaataaaacatggttatatttgttgtaaactaattagtttattgtatatatttgaaattgtctcAATATAAATAACAAAGTGTTTGATACATTGTTCTAATTAGGTTGTTATGAAGATTAAAGATGGGGCTTGATGATAGATTAGGAAAACATCAATTCCACGTAGCTAGGTGTTATGACCcaccacttgatcttgaagaaggaggaagaacctagagtcttagAGAGACTTgtagaagactctagattcttgtagagaagtcttgaaagacttaaagttctctagaattctctagagtgtgtagaaaattctagagtaggaacttttttgtaaatatggaaggatttgtatagtaatttttatttacacttaagctccttaggagtagtataaatagagggggcattcatttgtaatAAACCATTcagaaatcaagcattctttCCAGTAATATAAAGACTTTTTTCATAAAAACTCTCATCTTTCTTATAATCTAGCGTTTCCTTAgtgatctagtcttaaaggcttacttgagcttgcaagatcgtgaaagattcgtgagtaagttgtcaagtgccgcatggaggtcttagttgaagtctaagtccgtgacataGGGGTGTTCACAGTTTGAGTAAAAATCGaatcaaattgattaaataaatctgattttattggtttggttttaataatttaaaactcgattaaattagtttaatttttattttgattttgatcaatAAATGACTCGTGAACACCCTTATTAACACAGGCAAATTACACTCAGTAGCCATTTGGCCaaaataattaccaaaaaaatagtCATTCGCTGTATAGGCATGTATAGTCAccgtatcataatgtatatttagtgtataactcatgtataagtaatctatattgtatagttagTGTATAGTCACTGtaaattttttatgattttgtctattttttatataaataaaatatagctatatttgttataaactaattagtttattgtatatatttgaaattgttccTATTAACACAGCTATAGCCCTACCTCACTCTAAAACATAATCTAAGCAAAGGAAGTTGTTTTTCCCCGTTTAATGAAAAATATCTGTCAAAGAAAACATATTTTTGTGTGTTTGGTTGcaataatttttggaaaatgtttttcacggagaaaaaagaaaagcaagataaAAGATTTTGCCCTGTAGGGATTGTAAGGCTTTTTTTTAAAACCAAATATTCTGCACTCCAATAGccaatcaattaattaattaactacTCCAAATCTGacttcaattaattaattatttctcaACTCCATTTGTCCATGACAATGATGACACTATTGTGAaaatggtattttatggatctTGATTTTACTGTCAAAACTGCACTAGAAAACTTTGTGATTTCCCATCCTATTTCCCTTTCAACTCAACGAAGAAAATTCTTCCACTtcattttttgtctttttgaaaaaaaaaatctacctTTCCTTTTAAGGGAAATGGACTTTGTGGGCTGGATTGACAGCTACTAAACCATATTGGCTTATAGTTCTTGAGAATGGATTGGTTGTGTACAATTGAAGAATATGTAGGACATTAAAAGTCCAACATGCAATGAGCTGGCCCAAATaaatgatgtatatattttatatatgacataatatataaatgtgtCCTTTAACTTAGTTTCATCTGATATCTATATTTTTCAACTTAAGTTATGAACAAGTAGGcacttaaacttatataaattGAACAAATAGTCACACATGTCCAACGTAGCATAATACATGTAGGATGTCACGTAGGATACAAAATTGTCATGTAAGATGTCATGCGGGACGAATGTatctatttgttcaagttttggataATTAAAGTGTCTACTCGTGTACTTGTAATATTAGAGGTCATAATTACCAATTGAAGCCAAATTaaatatcatatttatgtaatatgccTCTATATATTAATTAGCGACTATAATTATTTTGATCGAGCGGCCAAATATGTTAAAAGTCTAAGAATAGTTTGCTATATTTTGAGAAGTGGATTGTTCTTTCCCATATGAGCGGTGAAAGACTTCCTTGAGGGCCTTATAAGTGTCTGTCCTTTCATGCACTTTCAAATTGTACGCATTATGGGATCGTTTGTTAgaatgtataaaaataatgctaAATAAAGTATATTAATAAtgcttgtattagttatgcttgattaattatacataaaatattttttatatattatttgatttggtgaattaaaaatatatgtattgtataaaagtatttatttataaaaatatcttcaTTATAGTGGAAAAGATGCAAAAAGGGTTTGAGGGGTAATTGAGTCTTTAACCctgttaatgcatgcattacatcTCCTTACACTAGAAATccatggtattagtaatacaaaCCTTAATACACAATATAATGTATAACTAATGTAATCATTagttatacataacataaaaaaaataccaaacaatgcattactaatacacaaaattaatgcatgcattattttgcTTATAtactctaccaaacgaccccttagggATGATTTGGTAACTTGATAAAAGTTATTCAGGCTTAGTAATATAATGTAGAGATTAGTTATGAGGGATTCTTCATGCCTGAAAATTattctttgtttattttttgttcGTTTCTTTCAAAAAgcccattattttttttaacaaattgtCTTAATGATCTAATTGTTCCGATTCAACTCTATCAAAGGAGTAAAACAACTGGGACTACGACTTGCTTAGTGCAGGATTGCTTGTTGTGATTGGTTGGACACTCTCTTCGTCTAAGATCTTAGTTTAGTTACTCTATTAAACTTAACCCACAAGTCTATTAAAACTACTCTCTCCGTATATTTTTTAACTGGCCATATTTGACTTGGCACACtctttaagaaataataaataaataggtaattttactatatcatcCTTATTAATTATAGTAGTATTTATGTTACACCcgataaaattatcaaaatacccCTAAACTAATGAACGCTCGCACAACGCATCATTCTTAACTTTTTCGATCAATCCGAGGCCGAAATATCGATTAGGAAAACAATTATGTGGGAAAGTGATCTCGGTTGAATTTTAGGTCAACcgaatcaaaagataattttttggggCAAAACTGCAATTCCAGAGAAGTGCGCATCAAGTTTGCGTCGTGGACTTGGCCAATCTAGGTTCAAAAACCACCGctgaaatttttcaaaaaaatatgaactaTGAGGGAACAAGTCCGCGTCACGCACTTGTTCCCTCACAGGTTAATTTTTCTGCACGTTTTTAATTTTAAGAAGGGGCATTTCGATCTTCTTCACACCCCTCCTATATTTAACCCATGACTGATATAGCTCATTTTCTACCTTAAAAGAGTTTCTAAACATTCCTAAATCCATTATACGCATTCTAACTAGAGACCTAGGGTTAAGGAGTGAataaaaggctagggttcaagagatTGAAGCGATTTTTTGCCAGATTGATTGTCTTGTACTCAtcctaggtatgtaaggctaaactaaagcatggaCTTTGTTCTTTCATGTGCCCCATGATTGTaataggttgatttgtgaatgattTGAGTCCCcgtgattgtgtttcttgagaattttccttaaaattaacatatttttatataatattttgtaattgatgttttctatgaacttgttcttgaacAAATAATTTTGA
Protein-coding sequences here:
- the LOC129891373 gene encoding uncharacterized protein LOC129891373 is translated as MFRYMMLSSSFSAWISHFLACMGGCFGCCSKSQPIIAVDEPSNGLRIQGKLVRKPSISDDFWSTSTCDLEISTVQSHRSMSSISISNQSLSQHSGTGNASNNNEFVNHGYLLWNQTRLQWLASKNPENRRVAEEPMLNWNVSYESLFGTNKRFPQPIPLSDMVDFLADIWEHEGLYD